Proteins from a genomic interval of Paenibacillus lentus:
- a CDS encoding AMP-binding protein, with product MLITDVIQAHAASHPDKIALIIDNTRKTYKELYCGIKMAAHVLLDYEDELNDDRDTIVGFLLNNSVEFIQYFLAATKIGLCSALFDPKWTDVNIEAIIRQCQPAILIVDFDILPRLTNIPHTAKLIVIDSDASAHSPMIAKYNVTADWISSEPHRFSTSESLFYMGFTSGTTGLPKGFVRAQRSWIESFTRAKEAFCLADNDHVLGTGPLVHSLTIYAAIQTLYLGGTFYLSRKFRAELAIETLESNPITHIYLVPTIFEAIYHAAISRSYKFTSTTVRSLITTGDKWTPESKQKVNQIFSKAGIYEFYGASELSFVTVLDPVGNEQKPSSVGKPFSGVEVSIRKPDGEEAGEGEVGQVYIKSGMIFSGYFENEEETKQVIQGEWATVGDLAMRDADGFLYMVGRNKNMIISGGLNIYPEEIEKVLLKQEEIAETVVVGVPDAYWGQKVVALIQFQEGAVLADQDIFALCRKQLASYKCPKEIIRVHSFPYTTSGKISRTKIIDWLAGRGV from the coding sequence ATGCTCATTACCGATGTTATTCAAGCTCATGCTGCTAGTCATCCGGATAAAATCGCTCTTATTATAGATAACACCCGAAAAACGTACAAGGAATTATATTGCGGAATCAAGATGGCGGCTCATGTACTACTTGATTATGAGGATGAATTAAATGATGATCGTGATACGATTGTCGGTTTTTTACTGAATAATAGCGTTGAATTCATACAATATTTTTTAGCTGCGACAAAAATCGGTTTATGTTCTGCCTTATTCGACCCGAAGTGGACTGACGTGAATATTGAAGCCATCATCCGCCAATGCCAGCCTGCAATACTTATCGTTGATTTCGATATACTGCCGCGCTTAACCAATATACCTCACACCGCAAAGCTAATTGTCATCGACTCCGATGCTTCGGCGCACTCGCCTATGATCGCCAAATACAACGTAACTGCCGACTGGATCTCATCCGAGCCTCACCGGTTTTCAACGAGCGAAAGCTTGTTTTATATGGGGTTCACCTCGGGAACGACCGGGCTACCCAAGGGATTTGTACGTGCCCAGCGGTCATGGATTGAAAGCTTCACCCGTGCGAAGGAAGCATTTTGTCTTGCTGATAACGATCATGTTCTGGGTACGGGGCCACTTGTCCATTCCTTAACGATCTATGCAGCGATTCAAACCTTGTACCTAGGTGGAACCTTCTACTTATCTCGAAAATTCAGGGCAGAGCTAGCTATAGAGACGCTTGAATCCAATCCAATTACCCATATTTATTTGGTTCCAACGATATTTGAAGCGATTTATCATGCGGCGATCTCTCGTTCGTATAAATTTACTTCAACCACCGTAAGGTCATTAATAACGACAGGCGATAAATGGACGCCGGAGTCGAAGCAAAAGGTGAATCAGATATTTTCCAAAGCCGGTATATATGAGTTCTACGGTGCTTCTGAGTTAAGCTTCGTGACGGTACTTGATCCGGTAGGGAACGAGCAAAAGCCGAGCTCCGTCGGCAAGCCGTTTAGCGGCGTTGAAGTATCCATTCGCAAACCTGACGGTGAAGAAGCAGGTGAAGGCGAGGTCGGCCAGGTTTACATCAAGAGCGGTATGATCTTTTCCGGTTACTTCGAGAATGAAGAGGAGACAAAGCAGGTCATTCAAGGCGAGTGGGCGACTGTAGGTGATTTGGCAATGAGGGATGCCGATGGTTTTCTCTATATGGTGGGCAGAAATAAGAACATGATTATTAGCGGTGGCCTCAACATTTATCCAGAGGAAATTGAGAAAGTGCTGCTTAAGCAGGAGGAGATAGCCGAGACAGTTGTTGTTGGCGTACCTGATGCGTACTGGGGTCAAAAAGTGGTGGCGCTTATTCAGTTCCAAGAGGGGGCAGTACTTGCCGATCAGGATATATTTGCGTTATGCCGAAAGCAGTTGGCCAGCTATAAATGTCCGAAGGAAATTATTCGGGTACATTCCTTTCCTTATACGACAAGCGGTAAAATATCGCGAACGAAAATTATTGACTGGCTAGCCGGAAGGGGGGTGTAG
- a CDS encoding thiolase family protein, whose protein sequence is MAIPVIVAAKRTAIGKYGGMFKETPPEVLTAEVIKAILNDMLVQACEIDDVILGNVVGPGGNIARLSALTARLPVEVPGLTVDRQCGSGLEAINIAARLIQAGAGDVYLAGGVESTSRAPWKIEKPLLLYSRDLPAVMNRARFSPDFIGDPDMGTAANNVADKYGITREEQDSYALNSHRKAVQSLRSGRFHREVVPVTITVDKEIRTIDKDECPRSNTSLEKLAALRPIFEADGTVTAGNSCPINDGASIVLMMSLEKAMALGIKPLLKYVDSTVAGVDPHYLGIGPVPAVRKLLARNHLSVKDIDIVEFNEAFASQVLASLQQLHIPPEIVNVGGGAIALGHPYGASGAILVTRMCSEMQQMKAARGITTLGIGGGMGLATLWEKCE, encoded by the coding sequence ATGGCTATTCCCGTTATCGTAGCGGCGAAACGAACCGCGATCGGCAAGTATGGTGGAATGTTCAAAGAGACTCCGCCCGAGGTGCTCACAGCGGAAGTGATCAAAGCCATCTTGAACGATATGCTCGTGCAGGCTTGCGAGATCGATGACGTTATCCTTGGAAATGTAGTCGGCCCTGGTGGCAACATCGCCAGATTGTCCGCTTTGACTGCACGGCTTCCGGTAGAGGTTCCGGGATTAACGGTGGATCGTCAATGCGGCTCGGGTCTTGAGGCGATCAACATCGCGGCTAGGCTTATTCAGGCCGGAGCGGGCGACGTGTATTTAGCGGGCGGTGTGGAAAGTACGAGCCGAGCCCCATGGAAGATCGAAAAACCACTTTTGTTATATAGTAGGGATTTGCCCGCCGTCATGAACAGAGCGAGATTCTCTCCGGATTTTATCGGCGATCCCGATATGGGCACCGCTGCTAACAATGTTGCGGACAAGTATGGAATCACTCGGGAAGAACAGGATTCATACGCGCTGAACAGCCATCGGAAGGCAGTGCAGTCGCTTCGCAGCGGACGGTTTCATCGTGAAGTCGTGCCGGTCACAATTACCGTTGACAAGGAAATCAGAACCATCGATAAGGACGAATGTCCTCGCTCGAATACGTCGCTAGAGAAGCTGGCTGCTTTACGACCCATATTTGAGGCGGACGGTACCGTAACAGCCGGGAATTCTTGCCCAATCAATGATGGAGCATCCATCGTGCTAATGATGTCTCTGGAGAAGGCGATGGCTTTGGGCATAAAACCGCTCCTAAAATATGTTGATTCGACAGTAGCCGGCGTAGATCCGCATTATTTAGGCATCGGGCCGGTTCCAGCGGTGCGGAAGCTGTTGGCCCGCAACCATTTGTCCGTAAAGGATATCGACATCGTTGAGTTCAACGAAGCCTTTGCCTCCCAGGTGCTGGCCTCTCTCCAGCAGCTGCATATCCCGCCAGAAATCGTCAATGTCGGCGGAGGAGCTATCGCGCTTGGCCATCCATACGGGGCCTCCGGAGCGATACTTGTTACGCGCATGTGCAGCGAAATGCAGCAAATGAAAGCGGCGAGAGGCATTACTACGCTCGGTATCGGTGGTGGAATGGGGCTGGCGACATTATGGGAGAAATGCGAATAG
- a CDS encoding SDR family NAD(P)-dependent oxidoreductase encodes MLLANQSAAITGSSRGIGRAIAIRMAQEGAKVIVNGTDESRVQAVVQEIRQSGGIAVGVAESVGTMDGGAKIISTAIQQFGRIDILVNNAGIIRDKIAHKLSEEDWDAVVDTHLKGTFTCTRAALPSMREHKHGCIINMTSTAGLHGTVGQLNYSAAKAGILGMTWTLALELENYGISVNAIAPAALTDMTLPYVERARRDAASTGQSFNDDYWKLGTPEEAAELAVALSLPQSRGITGAVFSVNGGDIGLWERPQHHSLASRKVEAWDAVEIFKQALTNIT; translated from the coding sequence ATGCTGCTTGCCAATCAATCGGCTGCCATAACAGGCTCAAGCCGGGGCATCGGCCGGGCTATTGCGATAAGAATGGCACAGGAGGGCGCGAAGGTCATCGTCAATGGAACCGATGAGAGCCGAGTGCAGGCTGTAGTACAGGAGATTCGTCAGAGCGGTGGTATCGCCGTTGGCGTAGCCGAATCGGTGGGGACAATGGACGGGGGAGCAAAGATCATATCAACAGCCATCCAGCAGTTTGGCCGGATCGATATTTTAGTGAATAACGCCGGGATCATTCGCGATAAAATAGCACACAAGCTAAGTGAAGAAGACTGGGACGCAGTCGTCGATACGCATTTGAAAGGGACATTCACCTGTACGCGGGCGGCGCTTCCAAGCATGAGGGAGCATAAGCACGGCTGCATTATCAATATGACTTCAACAGCCGGTTTGCACGGAACGGTGGGTCAGCTCAATTACAGCGCGGCGAAGGCAGGCATTCTCGGCATGACCTGGACGCTGGCACTGGAATTGGAAAACTACGGAATCAGCGTAAATGCCATTGCTCCAGCAGCTTTAACGGATATGACATTGCCATATGTTGAGAGGGCGAGGAGGGATGCAGCATCCACAGGACAAAGCTTTAACGATGATTATTGGAAGCTCGGAACGCCTGAGGAGGCCGCCGAACTCGCGGTTGCTTTATCATTGCCTCAGAGCCGCGGCATTACCGGAGCTGTGTTTTCTGTAAATGGCGGTGATATTGGACTGTGGGAGCGGCCTCAGCATCATTCGCTTGCCTCACGTAAGGTAGAAGCCTGGGACGCCGTAGAAATTTTCAAGCAAGCTTTAACGAATATAACATAA
- a CDS encoding glycosyltransferase: protein MKTKRIFIGMMAGMGRVNRCLPVALKLREMGHEVAFTIWGNAGAAMENVGFQSIPIPSIPEPKGQVFHPNFMDFNHFLAMMGYSDPEYMTNELEARLRVTTDFKPDLVITDSSLSAAFIARKLGIPLVSINQSCSLPGGMPFAQDTPIAPAASEKTNGKGIEGNYDVTGVLNETLASHGMKQADHVLSFLAGDLALVPSIPEFDPVDQSALSIPLEYVGPMVWRDDSMAGMPPSWREHRIGTRNRRVFVYTSRLVEWGVESGGHIFREVVHELGNTATEILIATGFNPLEGNAVEIPPNINFTTYVSGVMAAEQSDLMIHHGGHGSCMTTLLTGTPSLIIPTWAEREFNARQLQGIGGGRVINPKDITGLQLAEVVESMLNDEALEQARKLQQDIVAGNYGGAERAAELISELL, encoded by the coding sequence TTGAAAACGAAACGGATATTCATCGGCATGATGGCCGGAATGGGGAGAGTGAACCGCTGCCTGCCAGTGGCGCTGAAGCTCCGAGAGATGGGACATGAGGTAGCCTTTACGATTTGGGGCAATGCGGGTGCGGCGATGGAGAACGTCGGTTTCCAATCGATTCCGATTCCATCTATTCCAGAACCGAAAGGACAGGTGTTCCATCCTAACTTTATGGATTTTAACCACTTTTTAGCGATGATGGGGTATTCTGACCCAGAATATATGACCAATGAGCTGGAGGCTAGGCTGCGCGTTACGACCGACTTCAAACCGGATCTCGTGATTACCGATTCCAGCCTGTCTGCTGCATTCATCGCTCGAAAGCTTGGAATCCCGCTCGTTTCGATCAATCAATCTTGTTCACTCCCCGGCGGCATGCCTTTTGCTCAGGATACTCCAATTGCTCCGGCTGCTTCTGAAAAAACGAATGGGAAAGGAATTGAAGGGAATTACGATGTCACCGGAGTGCTTAATGAAACGTTAGCTTCGCATGGAATGAAGCAAGCCGACCATGTGCTCTCATTTCTGGCAGGTGATCTCGCACTTGTCCCTAGCATTCCGGAATTTGATCCTGTAGACCAATCGGCATTATCTATTCCGTTGGAATATGTCGGGCCGATGGTGTGGAGAGATGATAGTATGGCAGGCATGCCGCCGTCTTGGCGAGAGCACCGAATCGGTACAAGGAATCGGCGTGTATTCGTATATACGAGCAGACTGGTCGAGTGGGGTGTTGAGAGCGGCGGGCATATTTTCAGAGAAGTGGTTCACGAGCTGGGCAATACGGCTACGGAAATTTTAATCGCTACCGGATTTAATCCGCTAGAGGGAAATGCTGTCGAGATCCCCCCTAATATAAATTTCACGACATATGTGTCTGGGGTCATGGCCGCAGAGCAAAGCGATCTTATGATCCATCATGGCGGTCACGGTAGCTGCATGACAACACTGTTAACAGGCACGCCTTCATTAATCATCCCTACCTGGGCGGAAAGAGAGTTTAATGCCAGGCAATTACAGGGCATCGGGGGCGGCCGCGTGATCAATCCGAAGGATATAACCGGTCTTCAACTGGCAGAAGTCGTAGAATCGATGCTGAACGATGAAGCCTTGGAACAGGCTCGTAAATTACAGCAAGATATTGTTGCGGGAAATTATGGAGGGGCCGAGCGTGCTGCTGAATTGATTAGTGAGCTGTTATAA